In Ipomoea triloba cultivar NCNSP0323 chromosome 7, ASM357664v1, a single genomic region encodes these proteins:
- the LOC116026281 gene encoding chloroplast sensor kinase, chloroplastic isoform X1 gives MLLSLFPPQTPLSSPANHHHNCCLLFCPTAVTAVATKYTVLCRAAAHASPQRPTLLTHTASSFSPSPSTATPDYLRQVSDTCAGDDPAQAGGDEPAMVSSASAVAAAIRNSSSSPVEFVQVVEKDGDNNRNLVLPSPDFQSLCLEQLDLFRRIVHPEAIFSVYVRPAGSYVMDRLELRRITLYPGLNTADIVILIGTFSVATGLRAAEAALSNLEAELLPELGAVVFPMVKHPFVVGFLVAELPTTSIDKGLHDPEAWSGKGELYSLPHGVEPKSFALQTSEANLMGMFNFSAEQRLNALHISRSIAMAYVMDQKAILLQQSSWQNNVRMSNLVEQIRSSLSSMQTLSKMLSVHTKKNEVSYDIVEDILEQGDSMRDTLQQMQDAVHLTKANITRFNEDKLKKMHQPIFADNSYKQQESRGQFSLNLRSTDQELPMPPLALAPLHREGIRPCNMSNVLTELVEAMEPIAHNQQRAVELCEQTGSLHVAVEEPALRQALGNLIEGALLRTQVGGKVEVLSTVAPAGGALVVIDDDGLDMHYMTQMHSLAPFGADLLSEGKVEDSMTWNFVAGLTVAQEILETYGCVVRVISPRTTDIAFGAGGTRVEIWFPSLS, from the exons ATGCTACTCTCTCTATTTCCACCGCAAACTCCTCTATCCAGTCCCGCCAACCACCACCATAACTGCTGCTTACTCTTCTGCCCTACCGCCGTAACCGCCGTCGCCACCAAATACACCGTTCTCTGCAGAGCAGCCGCTCATGCCTCCCCGCAAAGGCCAACCCTACTCACTCACACCGCCTCCTCCTTCTCGCCTTCTCCTTCTACTGCTACCCCTGACTATCTCCGTCAAGTGAGCGACACTTGTGCCGGCGATGATCCCGCTCAAGCTGGAGGAGACGAGCCGGCAATGGTGTCTTCCGCCTCGGCCGTTGCGGCGGCAATTCGAAATTCCTCCTCTTCGCCTGTGGAATTCGTGCAGGTAGTAGAGAAAGACGGCGACAATAACAGAAACTTGGTCCTCCCTAGCCCCGACTTCCAGAGTCTTTGCCTTGAACAGTTGGACCTCTTTCGTCGCATTGTCCATCCCGAAGCTATATTTTCG GTTTATGTGAGACCAGCTGGTAGCTACGTTATGGACCGTCTAGAGTTGCGCCGTATCACTTTATATCCAGGTCTTAATACCGCTGATATTGTAATTCTCATTGGAACCTTTAGCGTTGCCACGGGTTTAAGAGCTGCAGAAGCTGCTCTTTCCAACCTAGAG GCAGAATTACTTCCTGAGCTTGGAGCTGTGGTGTTTCCTATGGTGAAACACCCCTTTGTTGTTGGCTTCTTAGTTGCTGAGCTTCCAACTACTTCTATTGATAAAGGATTACATGATCCAGAAGCTTGGTCTGGCAAAGGGGAGCTATATTCTTTGCCCCACGGTGTGGAGCCCAAATCATTCGCACTCCAAACAAGCGAAGCCAACTTAATGGGGATGTTCAATTTCAGTGCTGAGCAAAGACTTAATGCTCTTCACATTTCTCGCTCAATAGCAATGGCTTATGTAATGGACCAG AAAGCAATCCTGCTCCAGCAGTCCTCCTGGCAAAATAATGTGAGGATGAGTAATTTGGTTGAACAA ATTCGGAGTTCCCTTTCCAGCATGCAAACTTTGAGCAAAATGTTATCTGTCCACACAAAGAAAAATGAG GTATCATATGATATTGTGGAGGACATTTTGGAGCAAGGTGATTCAATGAGAGATACTCTTCAACAGATGCAGGATGCTGTTCACCTCACAAAG GCTAATATTACCCGCTTTAATGAAGACAAACTGAAGAAGATGCACCAGCCAATTTTTGCTGATAATTCTTATAAGCAACAGGAGTCTAGAGGACAATTTTCTCTAAATTTGAGATCTACGGATCAAGAGTTGCCAATGCCACCTCTTGCTCTTGCACCTTTACATCGAGAAGGAATCAG ACCGTGCAACATGTCAAATGTACTAACAGAATTGGTTGAGGCAATGGAACCTATAGCACATAATCAGCAGAGAGCTGTGGAACTGTGTGAACAAACAGGATCCTTACATGTAGCTGTTGAAGAACCTGCTTTACGGCAAGCTTTGGGCAATTTGATTGAAGGTGCTTTATTGCGTACTCAAGTTGGGGGAAAGGTTGAAGTTCTGTCTACTGTAGCCCCTGCAGGTGGTGCTCTTGTTGTAATTGATGATGATGGGCTTGATATGCACTATATG ACACAGATGCATTCTCTTGCACCATTTGGGGCGGATCTTTTATCTGAAGGCAAAGTGGAGGACAGCATGACATGGAATTTTGTTGCTGGGCTAACTGTTGCTCAAGAAATACTAGAGACTTATGGATGTGTTGTCCGTGTCATATCACCTAGAACAACAGATATTGCTTTTGGGGCTGGGGGAACCCGTGTGGAAATTTGGTTTCCTTCTCTGTCTTAA
- the LOC116026281 gene encoding chloroplast sensor kinase, chloroplastic isoform X2, with product MQVYVRPAGSYVMDRLELRRITLYPGLNTADIVILIGTFSVATGLRAAEAALSNLEAELLPELGAVVFPMVKHPFVVGFLVAELPTTSIDKGLHDPEAWSGKGELYSLPHGVEPKSFALQTSEANLMGMFNFSAEQRLNALHISRSIAMAYVMDQKAILLQQSSWQNNVRMSNLVEQIRSSLSSMQTLSKMLSVHTKKNEVSYDIVEDILEQGDSMRDTLQQMQDAVHLTKANITRFNEDKLKKMHQPIFADNSYKQQESRGQFSLNLRSTDQELPMPPLALAPLHREGIRPCNMSNVLTELVEAMEPIAHNQQRAVELCEQTGSLHVAVEEPALRQALGNLIEGALLRTQVGGKVEVLSTVAPAGGALVVIDDDGLDMHYMTQMHSLAPFGADLLSEGKVEDSMTWNFVAGLTVAQEILETYGCVVRVISPRTTDIAFGAGGTRVEIWFPSLS from the exons ATGCAGGTTTATGTGAGACCAGCTGGTAGCTACGTTATGGACCGTCTAGAGTTGCGCCGTATCACTTTATATCCAGGTCTTAATACCGCTGATATTGTAATTCTCATTGGAACCTTTAGCGTTGCCACGGGTTTAAGAGCTGCAGAAGCTGCTCTTTCCAACCTAGAG GCAGAATTACTTCCTGAGCTTGGAGCTGTGGTGTTTCCTATGGTGAAACACCCCTTTGTTGTTGGCTTCTTAGTTGCTGAGCTTCCAACTACTTCTATTGATAAAGGATTACATGATCCAGAAGCTTGGTCTGGCAAAGGGGAGCTATATTCTTTGCCCCACGGTGTGGAGCCCAAATCATTCGCACTCCAAACAAGCGAAGCCAACTTAATGGGGATGTTCAATTTCAGTGCTGAGCAAAGACTTAATGCTCTTCACATTTCTCGCTCAATAGCAATGGCTTATGTAATGGACCAG AAAGCAATCCTGCTCCAGCAGTCCTCCTGGCAAAATAATGTGAGGATGAGTAATTTGGTTGAACAA ATTCGGAGTTCCCTTTCCAGCATGCAAACTTTGAGCAAAATGTTATCTGTCCACACAAAGAAAAATGAG GTATCATATGATATTGTGGAGGACATTTTGGAGCAAGGTGATTCAATGAGAGATACTCTTCAACAGATGCAGGATGCTGTTCACCTCACAAAG GCTAATATTACCCGCTTTAATGAAGACAAACTGAAGAAGATGCACCAGCCAATTTTTGCTGATAATTCTTATAAGCAACAGGAGTCTAGAGGACAATTTTCTCTAAATTTGAGATCTACGGATCAAGAGTTGCCAATGCCACCTCTTGCTCTTGCACCTTTACATCGAGAAGGAATCAG ACCGTGCAACATGTCAAATGTACTAACAGAATTGGTTGAGGCAATGGAACCTATAGCACATAATCAGCAGAGAGCTGTGGAACTGTGTGAACAAACAGGATCCTTACATGTAGCTGTTGAAGAACCTGCTTTACGGCAAGCTTTGGGCAATTTGATTGAAGGTGCTTTATTGCGTACTCAAGTTGGGGGAAAGGTTGAAGTTCTGTCTACTGTAGCCCCTGCAGGTGGTGCTCTTGTTGTAATTGATGATGATGGGCTTGATATGCACTATATG ACACAGATGCATTCTCTTGCACCATTTGGGGCGGATCTTTTATCTGAAGGCAAAGTGGAGGACAGCATGACATGGAATTTTGTTGCTGGGCTAACTGTTGCTCAAGAAATACTAGAGACTTATGGATGTGTTGTCCGTGTCATATCACCTAGAACAACAGATATTGCTTTTGGGGCTGGGGGAACCCGTGTGGAAATTTGGTTTCCTTCTCTGTCTTAA